Proteins encoded together in one Rhizobacter sp. J219 window:
- a CDS encoding CrpP-related protein, with protein sequence MNFESSTHMKPRSSPKAHGRRERAELARQGAKSAARGDEPSVNPMDAAENTPPSTGESMDEWLHRRDAWQAGYDQQSEVIHQSRPPTPVGRDDEHD encoded by the coding sequence ATGAATTTCGAAAGCAGTACCCACATGAAACCCCGTAGCTCCCCCAAAGCCCACGGACGCCGCGAACGGGCGGAGCTGGCACGGCAAGGCGCGAAATCCGCCGCGCGGGGTGACGAGCCCTCGGTGAACCCGATGGACGCAGCCGAGAACACGCCGCCGTCGACCGGGGAGTCGATGGACGAGTGGCTCCATCGGCGCGATGCCTGGCAGGCCGGGTACGACCAGCAATCCGAAGTGATCCATCAAAGCCGTCCTCCGACTCCGGTCGGGCGCGACGACGAACACGATTGA
- a CDS encoding serine protease yields the protein MPLIDPLLFATARLSTFSGTSGLTNASGFFFRRGEKLFLVTSRHVFIDEAQDHHPDRIEVELHLDADNAVRSTGWSMLLYENQHATWRQGRDDAGAIDVAALEIDEGRLPQGTALQAFSPRHLADDADDIAIGQALVIPGFPLGFHDAMHHLPVTRSAALASPWGLRFQGKGFFLTDARTHSGTSGAPVVMRMESGTAPGDSLRWKLLGVHSSRMDMGNRDRNVDESLGLNVSWYADILMTLTGPAKGA from the coding sequence ATGCCCTTGATCGACCCGCTGTTGTTCGCCACCGCCCGGCTCTCCACCTTCAGCGGCACAAGCGGCCTCACCAACGCCAGCGGCTTCTTCTTCCGCCGCGGCGAGAAGTTGTTCCTGGTCACGAGCCGCCACGTCTTCATCGACGAGGCGCAGGACCACCACCCCGACCGGATCGAAGTCGAGTTGCATCTCGATGCCGACAACGCCGTGCGCTCGACCGGCTGGTCGATGCTGCTCTACGAGAACCAGCACGCGACCTGGCGACAGGGGCGTGACGATGCCGGCGCGATCGACGTCGCGGCGCTCGAGATCGACGAGGGCCGCTTGCCGCAGGGCACGGCGTTGCAGGCGTTTTCACCCCGGCACCTGGCCGATGACGCCGACGACATCGCCATCGGACAGGCGCTCGTGATCCCCGGCTTCCCGCTGGGTTTTCACGATGCGATGCACCACCTGCCCGTCACCCGCAGCGCCGCGCTGGCCTCCCCGTGGGGGCTGCGCTTCCAGGGCAAGGGCTTTTTCCTGACCGATGCCCGCACCCACAGCGGCACGAGCGGTGCGCCGGTGGTGATGCGCATGGAAAGCGGCACGGCGCCGGGGGATTCGCTGCGCTGGAAGCTCCTGGGCGTGCACTCGTCGCGCATGGACATGGGCAACCGCGACCGCAACGTCGACGAATCGCTGGGGCTCAACGTCTCCTGGTACGCCGACATCCTGATGACGCTCACGGGGCCGGCGAAAGGGGCTTGA
- a CDS encoding CopG family transcriptional regulator — protein MPARSTTQTGLKSLDEKITINIGCVDLGQIDLLVAEGFYSNRTDLIRTAIRNQLAAHEPVLQSVVARKMLVLGIQNYTAAELLQHRAAGQRLDIKVLGLATFADDVTPSLVLEVVNSITVLGAIHATPAVKAALAKRMVARP, from the coding sequence ATGCCTGCACGAAGCACCACCCAGACCGGCCTCAAGTCGCTCGACGAGAAGATCACCATCAACATCGGTTGTGTCGATCTGGGCCAGATCGACCTGCTGGTCGCCGAGGGGTTCTATTCGAACCGCACCGACCTCATCCGCACCGCGATCCGCAACCAGCTTGCCGCGCACGAGCCGGTGCTGCAAAGCGTCGTCGCGCGAAAGATGCTCGTGCTGGGCATCCAGAACTACACCGCCGCCGAGCTTTTGCAACACCGCGCCGCTGGCCAGCGGCTCGACATCAAGGTGCTGGGCCTGGCCACGTTTGCAGACGACGTGACGCCTTCGCTGGTGCTCGAGGTCGTCAACTCCATCACCGTGCTCGGCGCCATCCATGCGACACCTGCCGTGAAGGCCGCGCTGGCCAAGCGCATGGTGGCGCGGCCTTGA
- a CDS encoding PEP-utilizing enzyme: MPRPAARPRLGKRAEAEAALSARLGRFSLRRPLLRWMLKLLREVIAHRENSRYCRSELFGICRDIFHAQALHLIARGAIAQRDDVYCMTVDEILGFTDGSGVDEAFHATVARRREQLAVYAANEVPETLVTDGALRNNALIRVPFDPAQADRHLSGLGSSMGVARGHARVVRDPHSVDELPPDTILVARETDPGWLFLMLASKGIVVERGSMLSHTAITGRKFGIPTVVGVDDACSRIPDGAAMEIDGGSGAVQLLH; encoded by the coding sequence ATGCCGAGGCCTGCCGCCAGGCCGAGACTCGGCAAGCGCGCCGAGGCCGAAGCGGCCTTGAGCGCGCGGCTCGGCCGCTTCTCGCTGCGCCGCCCGCTGCTGCGCTGGATGCTCAAGCTGCTGCGCGAAGTCATCGCGCACCGCGAGAACTCGCGCTATTGCCGCAGCGAGCTCTTCGGCATCTGCCGCGACATCTTCCATGCGCAGGCGCTGCACCTCATCGCACGCGGCGCCATCGCACAACGCGACGACGTCTACTGCATGACGGTCGACGAGATCCTCGGCTTCACCGATGGCAGCGGGGTCGACGAAGCCTTCCACGCCACCGTGGCGCGGCGGCGCGAGCAGCTCGCCGTCTACGCGGCGAACGAGGTGCCCGAAACCCTGGTCACCGATGGCGCCTTGCGCAACAACGCCCTGATCCGCGTGCCTTTCGACCCCGCGCAGGCCGACCGCCACCTGAGCGGCCTCGGCTCCAGCATGGGCGTGGCACGCGGCCATGCACGCGTGGTGCGCGACCCGCACAGCGTCGACGAGCTGCCGCCCGACACCATCCTCGTCGCACGCGAAACCGACCCCGGCTGGCTGTTCCTGATGCTCGCGTCGAAAGGCATCGTGGTCGAGCGCGGCAGCATGCTCTCGCACACCGCGATCACCGGGCGCAAGTTCGGCATTCCCACCGTGGTGGGTGTCGACGATGCCTGCAGCCGCATTCCCGATGGTGCGGCGATGGAAATCGATGGTGGCAGTGGTGCGGTGCAGCTGCTGCACTGA